The Juglans regia cultivar Chandler chromosome 2, Walnut 2.0, whole genome shotgun sequence genome includes a window with the following:
- the LOC109021586 gene encoding uncharacterized protein LOC109021586, with amino-acid sequence MEETLLDDIILRLTGAKVGRTTKQVQLTESEVRELCLSSKEIFLSQSNLLKLEAPVKICDDSQLVKQKTNFNKRGDKRSFKVPGKIKYNSFSMKVASSNFSQSSGGNNFFGLFGLKLDTHDITKLMDDPALNDLLDGTYKCSSLVKDKEEKAENINAGFFHSVRKAFSVLQLSRTVQSQNIADIDNFSNNKMSTCFSSSVSDDKGESSCTTDPSSCNKDSYSKPDTPSNPLDYPLCQPKDILKRLVLAEPKDLESLLLDVAKSSASSRNTSDLRTGKTMPCKVTLPPFPWSHIFSGHCRNNSDSIKLSTSRSTCQGRWLRIANVCSCQRIATDFLANIESLTYDQSLVPSGLSSENKIWPSISVSLPWSEKDSFSSAMCPKASYIFRDTGGQVNYQGNAGRCPKLVAAAQTLYDLATYSQKAMKARKLKSNEKLEETFATLIPVLASNNRVRSLDPLVSSKKPKLSMIESSGDPDFYNCPRRGPINWSTARSSRSSPSKSIKDLVAETKHSSASILKQSCSMPPPARVLNKAYNSHQKVRKILPMDWSRGPDGVD; translated from the exons ATGGAGGAGACGTTGCTTGACGATATCATACTTCGGCTGACGGGGGCGAAGGTTGGTCGGACGACGAAGCAGGTGCAGCTGACCGAGTCGGAAGTCCGGGAGCTCTGCCTTTCGTCGAAGGAGATTTTTCTCAGCCAGTCTAATCTTCTCAAGCTCGAAGCTCCAGTAAAGATTTGCG ATGATAGTCAGTTGGTGAAACAAAAGACCAACTTCAACAAGCGAGGTGATAAGAGAAGTTTCAAAGTTCCTGGGAAGATCAAATATAATTCTTTCTCAATGAAGGTGGCATCATCAAACTTCAGTCAATCTTCTGGAGGGAACAACTTCTTTG GATTATTTGGTCTGAAGCTAGATACTCATGACATCACGAAACTTATGGATGACCCGGCTTTGAATGATTTACTTGACGGCACTTACAAGTGTTCTAGTTTGGTTAAAGACAAAGAGGAGAAAGCAGAAAACATTAATGCAGGTTTTTTTCATTCAGTTAGAAAGGCTTTCTCTGTCCTGCAGCTCTCAAGAACTGTCCAGTCCCAAAATATTGCCGATATAGACAACTTCTCCAACAATAAAATGTCCACATGCTTCTCGAGCTCTGTTTCTGATGATAAAGGAGAGTCCTCCTGCACAACAGATCCATCTTCATGTAACAAG GATTCTTATAGCAAGCCTGATACACCATCTAATCCGCTTGATTATCCATTATGTCAACCTAAAGATATTTTGAAACGTTTGGTACTTGCTGAACCCAAGGACTTGGAGTCTTTGCTCCTTGATGTGGCCAAGTCTTCTGCATCTTCAAGGAATACCTCTGATCTACGCACAGGCAAGACAATGCCTTGCAAAGTCACCTTGCCACCTTTTCCATGGTCACATATTTTTAGTGGGCATTGTAGAAATAATTCCGATTCAATTAAATTGTCTACAAGTAGGAGCACATGCCAAGGTAGATGGCTAAGAATAGCGAATGTTTGCAGCTGTCAAAGGATTGCCACAGATTTTCTTGCGAACATAGAGTCACTAACTTATGATCAGAGCCTGGTTCCTTCAGGTCTGagttcagaaaataaaatttggccATCGATATCTGTTAGTCTTCCTTGGTCTGAGAAGGATTCGTTCTCTTCTGCAATGTGTCCAAAAGCTTCTTACATATTTCGGG ATACTGGAGGGCAAGTGAATTATCAAGGAAACG CTGGGCGATGTCCAAAACTGGTGGCTGCTGCACAAACTCTATATGACCTTGCGACTTACTCACAAAAGGCTATGAAAGCTCGCAAGTTGAAATCAAACGAGAAACTAGAAGAAACATTTGCAACATTGATTCCGGTGTTGGCGTCCAACAATAGGGTAAGAAGTTTGGACCCTCTGGTGTCCTCGAAGAAGCCTAAGCTCTCCATGATTGAGAGCAGTGGGGATCCAGATTTTTACAATTGTCCCAGGAGAGGACCGATAAATTGGTCAACTGCTAGGTCAAGCAGATCATCACCCAGCAAATCAATTAAGGACTTGGTTGCAGAAACTAAACATTCAAGTGCCAGCATTTTAAAGCAATCATGTTCAATGCCCCCACCTGCAAGGGTGTTGAATAAGGCTTACAACAGTCATCAGAAGGTAAGAAAAATTTTGCCCATGGATTGGAGCAGAGGACCGGATGGGGTTGACTGA